The genomic DNA TTCCTGATCTATGAAGCACCAAAATAGACACGGTTGTTGGACATGACACGGACATCAATACATCGATATggataataattaaaagaaaaacataattcaGTATAATCATAGGTGTCATGTCGAATACCTATATTTGACATCGAAACACACCTAATCTGAGGAGTGTATGTATTTCATAGTCTCATAttcatttaattgttttatgttGCACATACCattctttttttaggggaaaccatttttatttttaatcattaattaacattattcttaattattgaatttatcttattattgttgttgttgttttttttaaagattttttttcctcttgtttgaatttatcttattattattattctttgttttcttgtttgAATATCGACATCAATCCACTTTTGTTTTGATCATTACACAAACATACACAAATCACAAATCTTCGAAATCGAAGACTATTCCATATCCTCTTTGGACTATGAAGTAATGACACTTTTTGGATTAGATATGTCTTGaacgacacgacaccgacacatataattatatcgaattatatgattttttttttaaattattaacagTGTCGGTTTGACGGTATTCGTATCGTGTCATGTGTGCTTCATAGTCTTTTGGTTTGGTAAATACACAAACTTTAAAATCGATGACTACTTTTGCTTTTAATTTGATCATCGCACATTTTCTTTTGATGAAAAATGTAGTATACCTTCTATTCAAAGTTAACTGAATCTAAGTACCCTTGGATTTCTGagaaattattttgtttcaaagaTCACTTTTTCGTTATataacttttcaatttttttcctatttaaatatattttaattgacAATTCGGCCTCAACAATGTTGATATTTGTGCTTTGATTGTGGTTCCATTTAGGCTAGGGTTTTGCAATACATAACTTCCATGAATGTTGTTTGTCTCTTGATTGTTTTTGCATTATTGTCATCATGTACTCACTCCGTtctaaattatatttcatttttgtaacTTCATATATATTTAGAAATACAATTAACTTTGAATAAAAAAGagtaattataaattatttttcaaaaatatcattcatggaaaacataaattaaaagaattggAAAAAGACaagtaataaatagtaaaaggaataatgacatataatttgtaacaattttttttagctagaatgacatataatttggaataGAAGGAGTTCTTTTTATTGGCTTTCcactatattatatatatcctTCTAGACATTGATAGTTTAACTAGTTTCTTTTGAAGATATTGATCTCATTTGACATTAGAAGCCACATTCGAACCATTTGATACAGGCATGGCTTGTTCACCTTTTATATTTGGTAAGAAAGTGCCTTGTGGCAATTTTGAAGGTAATTTACCcacttctattttatttttatgtaatataGTTGCATTCATGTATTGAGATACTTATGatataattaatgaatgaatgaaccAATACTTCATGACATTACTTTTAGGGAATGGAATGAAAGTTTACACCTACAAAGAACTAAAAAAGGCCTCTAACAATTTCAACCTTGCTAATAAAATCAACCAGGGTGGTGTTGGTTCGGTCTATAAGGTAACCAAAAAACAACTTTGAAGTATTTATATCATCACCATCTCATATATTTTGATCaccattttttctttccttgCTTTAGTATTGAAACCTTAAGGATTTATATTTTGGTGTATGACCAGGGAGTGCTAAAAGATGGGAGGTTAGCTGCTATAAAAGTTCTATCACTTGAATTCCGTCTGAATGCCGATAAATTCTTGCGCGAGATTAGTGTAATTTCTGAAATCCAGCATGAAAATTTAGTTGAACTATATGGCTGTTGTGTCGAAGGAGGTCACCGTATTTTGGTCTACGGTTACCTTGAGAACAGTAGCCTTGAACACACCCTTCTAGGTAAAtgtattataattttctttttgataaagTTTTTTTGGGAGAATTTGAGAACAATGTACATTttatttcatcaaaatataCTTCATGAACTTAATGCAGAAACCTTTGATTTTCAACCCCATATTGCAGGTGAAGGTGTCAGCAATATCAAATTTAACTGGCAAGCACGGTGTAGGATATGTATCGGAGTTGCACGTGGACTTGAATTTCTACATGATCAAGAACAACCAAATAATGTTCACAGGGATATACGAGCAAGCAATATAGTCCTCGATGAAGACCTTAAACCGAAGATTTCAGATTTTGGTCTTGCAAACCTTATTCGACAAGATGTCACTCGTCTCATCTCATTGTAAGTGTGTACAAATTAATTTGGAAGCATGTATGAGTTGctttgtatatattattttcattctttCATTCATCAATCGCCTTGTTTCTTCAATGTTGTGTGTTTTATTTCAGATGTCCTATGGCACCAGAGGATGTGTTTATGGGGCCGCTGACACGTAAATCAGATGTTTACAGATTCGGAATCCTCCTGGTGGAGATAGTCAGTGGGAGATCTGATCGACGTATTCTAGAACAAGTATGTGTGTCCTATTTTCTCTGTTAGTACAATTTAAGTATCTTTCACTATCTTGTGCTCATGTACTCATCTCcctattaataatttttgtgtATAGGCACTAACATAAAATTTCACATGTACTTTTGCATTAAATCTTGAAACACCACATGACTAATTTTACATTCATTCTGAGCCACTGGGCTGCGAGACGAAAACAAAATTCTCGGTGTTGCTTACTCACTGCATTAATATTAATCTTATTCTAGTGCATTATGGTATTTTTAGACCAGCTCTTACTAAAGATTATGTTCTTATGACAGACATGGAAACTTTATAACCGAAGGGAATTGGTCGAGTTGGTAGACACATCACTGGACTGGGGATGGTGCCTCGAGGAAGCTTGTAAATATCTGAAGATTTCCCTTCTGTGCACTCAGAGTTCGCCTAGGCTCCGACCAACCATGTCTTCTGTGCTCAAAATGCTCATTGGAGAAATGGATGTTGATGAAAGTAAGATAACAAGACCAGGCTTGGTATCAGATATTCCATAGATATGAAGACTCCATCTTCATACAATGCTTCATATAACTGCTTCAAATACTGCAATTTCCCTTTGATTTAGTTAAGaatactttatttcattttcatgagGAGTTTTGTTTCATTTAAACGTGTTTGACTATTCCACCagttttatttgttaatttagttttgcagaaaaatgtaTGGTTATAGATTATGGCCAATCAATTATATAATTACACTGATTCTGAAATTGTTTGATGAAAAATTAGGCTAATAGgtaattttgtagaaaaatgttGGATGTTTGCCTCTCCTGTAGGGGTTGATTTGGAACACTTGAAGGGTTGATTGTGTCCATGTCTTGTATGTCATTGACATGTGTTGGAGATAGACATGCCTTCACTCTTAATTGTGGATACACACTAACAAAAATGAACAAAACTAACAAGGTGAGATATTAACCCTTGATAAATTGGGGGTAATTTACCCCTAATTGCAAATACAAAGGTTATACGGTAAGCTACATTAATCAAAAATAGCAACCATGAATTATGTATTCAATAACATCAAATCCTATGTTTAGAAAAAACCATCGTTGTCATTCATGTGGTTGAAAGCGAAGTTTCCATCTCTTCCCTTCAACTATCATGGTTGGTGACTTAGTTCCTTCACCATGTTATAAGTTACTGTGTTTTATTTCcattgtaaatatttttgtgaCTCTGGTGTCTTTCTCTGACATACCTTGTGTTAGGAAGGACCTTTTGAtgtggtaatataattcattttagcctcctaaaaaaacttctttttaaGTAGTATACatccttcaaaagaaaaaaaagacacaTAAGGAATAaagtttgaagaaaattttaggggcttaaaaatacaaatatataaaatgaaaaagaatacaTAATTTGATATAAAAGCTTACAATTGAGCTATATATTTACGAGgactcattttaatttaatttaaaataggcttaattactcttttggtcccataacttattttttggtttcgttttgattccttaactattaaaagtttcgtttcggtcccataacttatttttgggttttcttttggtcccttaactattaaaagtttcgttttggtcccttaacctattttttggtttcgttttgatcccttaacttattttttgatttcattttggtcccttaactctaatacattcatcctaacataaaggaccaaagtggttgacagaggaaaagttaagggaccaaaacgaaaccaaaaagtaagttaaaggaccaaaacgaaacttttaatagttaagggaccaaaacgaaaccaaaaagtaagttaagggaccaaaatgaaacttttaatagttaagggaccaaaacgaaaccaaaaaataagttaagggaccaaaagagtaattaagcctttaaaatattgattttgatgtaACTATCTAGTttaattttcttgaattttgagGTTACAACTCTTCCATCTA from Medicago truncatula cultivar Jemalong A17 chromosome 8, MtrunA17r5.0-ANR, whole genome shotgun sequence includes the following:
- the LOC25502473 gene encoding cold-responsive protein kinase 1, encoding MACSPFIFGKKVPCGNFEGNGMKVYTYKELKKASNNFNLANKINQGGVGSVYKGVLKDGRLAAIKVLSLEFRLNADKFLREISVISEIQHENLVELYGCCVEGGHRILVYGYLENSSLEHTLLGEGVSNIKFNWQARCRICIGVARGLEFLHDQEQPNNVHRDIRASNIVLDEDLKPKISDFGLANLIRQDVTRLISLCPMAPEDVFMGPLTRKSDVYRFGILLVEIVSGRSDRRILEQTWKLYNRRELVELVDTSLDWGWCLEEACKYLKISLLCTQSSPRLRPTMSSVLKMLIGEMDVDESKITRPGLVSDIP